The following proteins are co-located in the Gossypium hirsutum isolate 1008001.06 chromosome A02, Gossypium_hirsutum_v2.1, whole genome shotgun sequence genome:
- the LOC107935978 gene encoding regulatory-associated protein of TOR 1 isoform X2, which yields MALGDLMTSRFSQLSLAVSNHVIDGNVSSGGYHEDDVAYADLMSQRRDLDAVSTSSYANAVTSTATVPTIMAYLPQTVVLCELRHAAFEASTPTGPSDSGLVSKWRPKDRMKTGCVALVLCLNISVDPPDVIKISPCARMECWTDPFSMAPQKALETIGKNLRDQYERWQPKARSKVELDPTVDEVKKLCNTCRRYAKSERVLFHYNGHGVPKPTANGEIWLFNKLLDCGTSNYPGSSRDCVLLAACEAHETLPQSSEFPADVFTSCLTTPIKMALRWFCTRSLLHESLDSSLIDKIPGRQNDRKTLLGELNWIFTAVTDTIAWNVLPHDLFRRLFRQDLLVASLFRNFLLAERIMRSANCSPISYPMLPPTHQHHMWDAWDMAAEICLSQLPSLVEDPNAEFQPSSFFTEQLIAFEVWLDHGSEHKKPPEQLPIVLQVLLSQCHRFRALVLLGRFLDMGPWAVDLALSVGIFPYVLKLLQTTTPELRQILVFIWTKILALDKSCQVDLVKDGGHVYFIRFLNSAEAYPEQRAMAAFVLAVIVDGHRRGQEACIEAGLIQVCLKQLHGFTQNEAQTEPLLLQWLCLCLGKLWEDFTEAQTIGLQADVPGICAPLLSEPQPEVRASAVYALATLLDVGFDSFRDGIGGDEECDDVEKNRAEMIIIKSLLNVVSDGSPLVRAEVAVALAHFAFGHKQHLKSIAAAYWKPQPNSLLNSLPSLANLKGTGSGNIVSSQIGPLTAMVRDGRVSTSSPLATAGIMHGSPLSDDSSQLSDSGILNDGVSNGEVNHSRPKPLDNAMYSQCVLAMFTLARDPSPRVASLGRLVLSIIGIEQVTKSVKPAGNSAWPSDPANSSSTPSISGLARSSSWLDINGGHMPLTFRTPPVSPPRQNYLAGIRRVCSLDFRPHLMNSPDSGLADPLLGSTSGSERSLLPQSTIYNFSCGHFSKSLLTASDDSEELLAKREEQERFALEHIAKCQHSSVSKLNNNSQIASWDTKFETGTRTALLQPFSPIVIAADENERIRVWNYEEATLLNGFDNHDFPEKGISKLCLLNELDDSLLLVASSDGNIRIWKDYTLRGKQKHVTAFSSIQGHKPGVRSLNAVVDWQQQSGYLYASGEISSIMLWDLDKEQLVNSIPSSSDCSVSALASSQVHAGQFAAGFVDGSVRLYDIRTPDMLVRTTRPHTQQVARVVGIGFQPGLDQGKIVSASQAGDIQFLDIRSQRDTDLTIDAHRGSLTALAVHRHAPIIASGSAKQLIKVFSLKGEQLGTIRYQHTFMAQKIGSVSCLTFHPYQVLLAAGAADACVSIYADDNSHTR from the exons ATGGCATTGGGTGATCTGATGACGTCACGATTTTCGCAATTGTCGTTGGCGGTATCGAATCATGTCATCGACGGTAACGTCAGCAGTGGCGGCTACCATGAGGACGATGTTGCTTATGCTGACTTGATGTCTCAGAGGAGGGATTTAGATGCTGTATCAACTAGCAGTTACGCCAATGCCGTTACTTCCACGGCCACTGTGCCTACGATCATGGCTTACTTGCCGCAAACTGTTGTTTTATGCGAGCTTCGGCATGCTGCCTTTGAAGCTTCCACGCCAACTGGACCCTCTGATAGTGGCCTTGTTTCCAAATGGCGCCCCAAGGACCGA ATGAAGACAGGATGTGTGGCCCtagttttatgtttaaatatcaGTGTTGATCCACCTGATGTAATAAAAATATCTCCTTGCGCAAGAATGGAGTGCTGGACTG ACCCTTTTTCTATGGCACCACAAAAAGCTCTGGAAACTATTGGGAAAAACTTGAGAGATCAATATGAGAGGTGGCAGCCCAAG GCTCGCAGTAAGGTTGAACTTGATCCTACAGTGGATGAAGTGAAGAAACTTTGTAATACATGTCGCAGATATGCCAAGTCAGAGAGAGTTTTATTTCATTACAATGGACATGGTGTTCCAAAGCCAACTGCAAATGGTGAAATCTGGCTGTTTAATAAG CTTCTTGACTGTGGCACTTCTAACTACCCTGGATCTTCAAGAGACTGCGTTCTTCTGGCTGCATGTGAAGCACATGAGACTCTTCCTCAAAGTTCTGAATTTCCTGCTGATGTGTTTACTTCTTGTCTTACTACACCTATCAAAATGGCATTGAGATG GTTTTGTACACGTTCATTGCTTCACGAGTCTCTTGACTCTTCACTTATTGATAAAATTCCTGGCCGTCAAAATGACCGTAAAACACTTCTAGGGGAATTGAATTGGATATTTACTGCAGTGACTGACACAATTGCTTGGAATGTTCTCCCTCATG ACCTTTTCCGAAGGTTGTTTAGACAGGATTTACTAGTTGCTAGTTTGTTCAGAAATTTTTTGCTTGCCGAGAGGATTATGCGCTCTGCAAATTGTTCTCCAATTTCTTACCCAATGTTGCCACCAACCCATCAGCACCATATGTG GGATGCATGGGACATGGCTGCTGAAATTTGCCTTTCTCAGCTTCCATCATTGGTTGAGGATCCTAATGCAGAGTTCCAG cCAAGTTCATTTTTCACTGAGCAGCTGATAGCCTTTGAGGTATGGCTTGACCATGGATCTGAGCATAAAAAGCCACCAGAGCAATTGCCTATTGTGCTTCAG GTTTTGCTTAGTCAATGTCATCGATTCCGTGCTCTAGTTCTTCTTGGAAGATTCCTTGATATGGGACCATGGGCTGTAGATCTG GCCCTTTCTGTTGGAATATTTCCTTATGTTCTGAAGCTGTTGCAAACAACCACTCCAGAACTGCGTCAAATCCTTGTCTtcatttggacaaaaattttggCACTTGATAAG TCATGTCAGGTTGATCTTGTAAAGGATGGTGGTCATGTTTATTTCATTAGGTTTCTTAATAGTGCAGAGGCATATCCTGAACAGCGTGCAATGGCTGCATTTGTTCTGGCTGTCATTGTGGATGGTCATAGACGAGGCCAGGAAGCCTGTATTGAAGCAGGGTTAATCCAGGTGTGCTTGAAGCAGCTTCATGGTTTCACGCAAAATGAGGCACAAACTGAACCCTTATTACTTCAGTGGCTTTGCCTTTGTCTTGGAAAGCTGTGGGAGGATTTTACTGAGGCTCAGACAATTGGTCTGCAGGCAGATGTGCCTGGAATATGTGCTCCTCTACTCTCTGAGCCTCAGCCAGAG GTTAGAGCTTCAGCGGTTTATGCATTAGCTACCTTGCTTGATGTTGGGTTTGACTCGTTTAGAGATGGTATTGGAGGGGATGAAGAATGTGATGATGTTGAAAAGAATAGAGCTGAGATGATTATAATTAAAAGCCTTTTGAATGTCGTCTCTGATGGAAGCCCTCTTGTCCGGGCAGAAGTTGCTGTAG CTCTGGCACACTTTGCCTTTGGACATAAGCAGCACCTCAAGTCAATTGCTGCTGCATATTGGAAACCTCAGCCTAATTCCCTGTTGAATTCATTGCCTTCACTTGCTAATTTAAAGGGCACAGGAAGTGGAAATATAGTTTCTTCTCAGATTGGTCCTTTAACAGCCATGGTTCGGGATGGAAGGGTATCCACCAGCAGTCCTCTTGCTACTGCTGGAATCATGCATGGATCTCCATTATCCGATGATTCATCTCAACTTTCTGATTCTGGAATACTGAATGATGGTGTCAGTAATGGGGAAGTTAATCATTCAAGACCAAAACCTTTGGACAATGCAATGTATTCACAGTGTGTACTGGCCATGTTTACTTTAGCTAGGGATCCATCTCCACGTGTAGCAAGTCTAGGACGGCTGGTTCTTTCCATTATTGGAATTGAACAAGTAACAAAATCTGTGAAGCCTGCTGGTAATAGTGCCTGGCCTAGTGATCCTGCAAATTCCTCATCAACCCCTAGTATTTCTGGATTAGCTCGTTCTTCTTCCTGGTTGGACATTAATGGAG GTCATATGCCTTTAACATTTAGAACTCCTCCTGTTAGCCCTCCTCGACAAAATTACTTGGCAGGAATTCGTAGGGTTTGCTCTTTAGACTTCAGGCCTCACCTGATGAATTCTCCGGACTCAGGATTGGCTGACCCACTTCTAGGCTCTACTTCTGGATCAGAGCGCAGTTTACTTCCTCAGTCaacaatatataattttagttGTGGCCACTTCTCGAAGTCTCTGCTTACTGCATCAGATGACAGTGAAGAACTACTGGCCAAAAGAGAAGAGCAGGAGAGATTTGCACTGGAGCATATTGCTAAGTGCCAGCACTCAT CTGTTAGCAAACTTAACAATAATAGTCAAATTGCTAGCTGGGATACAAAATTCGAGACAGGTACAAGAACTGCCTTGCTGCAACCTTTCTCTCCTATTGTGATTGCGGCAGATGAGAATGAACGGATCAG gGTATGGAATTATGAGGAAGCCACCCTCCTCAATGGTTTTGATAATCATGATTTTCCGGAAAAGGGAATATCTAAACTTTGTCTTTTGAATGAGCTTGATGACAGCTTGTTGCTTGTTGCTTCAA GTGATGGAAATATACGGATTTGGAAAGATTATACACTGAGGGGGAAACAAAAACACGTTACCGCATTTTCTTCTATCCAAGGTCACAAACCTGGTGTGCGGAGTTTGAATGCTGTTGTGGACTGGCAACAGCAGTCTGGATATCTC TATGCATCTGGAGAGATATCATCCATCATGCTTTGGGACTTGGATAAGGAGCAACTTGTTAATTCAATACCATCATCCTCAGATTGTAGTGTCTCGGCATTG GCTTCTTCTCAAGTCCATGCTGGTCAATTTGCAGCTGGTTTTGTGGATGGTTCTGTTAGACTATATGACATCCGGACACCCGACAT GCTGGTTCGCACAACCAGGCCGCATACTCAACAAGTAGCAAGAGTTGTGGGTATCGGCTTTCAACCCGGACTTGATCAAGGAAAG ATTGTTAGTGCATCCCAGGCTGGTGATATTCAGTTCCTCGATATTAGAAGTCAAAGAGATACGGACCTTACAATCGATGCTCACCGAGGATCACTTACAGCTTTAGCTGTTCACAGACATGCCCCGATAATTGCCAGTGGTTCAGCAAAACAGCTAATCAAAGTTTTCAGTCTAAAAGGCGAACAACTCGGCACCATTAGATACCAACATACCTTCATGGCCCAGAAGATTGGTTCTGTAAGCTGCCTTACCTTCCATCCCTACCAAGTGTTACTCGCTGCCGGTGCCGCTGATGCCTGCGTTTCAATCTATGCCGATGACAACTCTCATACAAGATAA